From the Solibacillus sp. FSL R5-0449 genome, one window contains:
- a CDS encoding uroporphyrinogen-III decarboxylase → MKDTKFAELDMTKLEAIKQLEQKLNVTLIAYELAPSHHNHHEDTPIVINPS, encoded by the coding sequence GTGAAAGATACGAAATTTGCGGAACTGGATATGACCAAACTCGAAGCCATTAAACAACTGGAGCAAAAATTAAATGTCACGCTCATTGCGTATGAATTAGCACCGAGTCACCATAACCATCATGAGGATACGCCTATTGTCATTAACCCTTCATAA
- a CDS encoding AraC family transcriptional regulator: protein MDTRETLQMVLEFIDENITGNISPEILAARAGYSTWHFCRVFQWGTGYSVMNYVRNRRLAFAAHELTSGKRILDISIEYGFETHSGFSKAFRRYYGCSPGTYRLHAHNHRPFPPSLSCTYKYFIGGIIMEPKFVTLPAINLAGYVLKTTSTGGENSTAIPAFWDKYISEGKMEKLHSENFIKKHDEYGVCFPEDPTTSEFEYVIGVEPKEGAKIADEYHVCEVPPATYAVFSTPPSDAINFVAAIQGTWNYIFNEWFPNSGYEYAPGCNDFELYDDRCMLDDGKICDIYIPVVKIQS, encoded by the coding sequence ATGGATACAAGAGAAACTTTGCAGATGGTTTTAGAGTTTATTGACGAGAATATTACTGGAAATATTAGTCCGGAAATTTTGGCTGCACGAGCAGGCTATTCAACTTGGCATTTCTGCCGAGTATTCCAATGGGGTACCGGATATTCGGTCATGAACTATGTTCGGAACCGCCGACTTGCGTTTGCCGCACATGAACTAACTTCGGGCAAGCGGATTCTCGATATTTCAATAGAATATGGGTTTGAAACTCACTCTGGATTCAGTAAAGCTTTTCGCCGTTATTACGGTTGTTCACCAGGAACTTACCGTTTGCATGCACACAATCATCGTCCGTTTCCACCAAGCCTATCGTGCACGTACAAATACTTTATCGGAGGTATTATTATGGAACCTAAATTTGTCACACTGCCTGCTATTAATCTTGCTGGTTATGTCCTTAAAACGACGTCAACTGGCGGCGAAAACTCTACCGCAATCCCCGCCTTTTGGGACAAATATATAAGTGAAGGAAAGATGGAAAAACTTCACTCGGAAAACTTTATTAAAAAACATGATGAATACGGTGTATGCTTTCCGGAAGATCCGACTACCAGTGAATTTGAGTATGTAATAGGGGTCGAACCGAAAGAAGGTGCTAAAATTGCTGACGAATACCATGTTTGTGAAGTACCTCCTGCAACTTATGCTGTATTTTCAACGCCTCCTTCTGATGCAATAAATTTTGTAGCTGCTATTCAAGGAACGTGGAATTATATTTTTAATGAATGGTTCCCTAATTCCGGTTATGAGTACGCACCGGGTTGTAACGATTTCGAACTATACGATGATCGTTGTATGCTCGATGATGGGAAGATTTGTGATATTTATATTCCGGTAGTTAAAATACAAAGTTAA
- a CDS encoding thioesterase family protein, producing the protein MFISETTVEVRYAETDQMGVVYHANYLVWCEIGRTKIVKDLGFNYAKLEEDGYLSPVMDFSIQYKAAMRYGQTATVRTWIEEHTKLRTTYGYEILHEDGTVAVTAKSQHILVKKENFRPVALKKIDAAWDAKYAEVAKIQS; encoded by the coding sequence ATGTTTATTTCAGAAACAACAGTAGAAGTACGCTATGCGGAGACCGATCAGATGGGTGTCGTTTATCATGCCAATTATCTCGTTTGGTGCGAAATTGGGCGTACAAAGATTGTGAAGGATTTAGGATTTAACTATGCGAAGCTTGAAGAGGATGGGTATTTATCGCCTGTTATGGATTTCTCGATTCAATACAAAGCGGCGATGCGCTATGGTCAAACAGCTACAGTTCGCACATGGATTGAGGAACATACGAAGCTGCGCACTACATACGGCTATGAAATTCTGCATGAAGACGGCACCGTTGCAGTAACCGCGAAGTCTCAACATATTTTAGTGAAAAAGGAAAACTTCCGTCCGGTCGCATTGAAAAAGATTGATGCAGCATGGGATGCCAAATATGCGGAAGTTGCGAAAATTCAAAGTTAA